DNA from Corallococcus soli:
TTCTGGAACATGATCTTGAACCCCCGTACGAAGATGACTGTTGGGCAACGTAGGCACTCCCTGGCCGGGGAACAGGCGGTGCGGGCGCTCCCGACGCTGCCGTCCCGCCTGGAATAGGGCGTGAAAACCCAGTCAGGCCGGAGGGCAGGCGGGCACGGGCTGTCATCCAGCAGGGCCGTTGCCGCGCGGGGGCGCCGGAGCGTCTTGAAGAAAGGGATGTCCCAAGCGGGCGGGCGAGCGTGTCTGGAGAAGGCGCGGTCCATGCGCCACCAGGGAGGGACGATGAAGCGAGCCGGCTGGGGAGTCGTGTTGGGATTGAGCTGTGCGCTGTTGGGAACGGCCTGCGAGCCCGAGGGGAGCGAGCAGGAGCCGCAGGGCACCGAAGCCGTGGAGATGCGCATCTCCCTGAGCGGGGATGCGTGCGGCGTCGTGTCCGCGCAAGCGCATGTGTGGGGCAACGACTTCCCCCCCATTGGACCGGTGGCCCTGTATGTCGGGAACGGCTACATCGAGGGCGGGGTGAGCAATGTCCCCACGGGGCTCGACCGGAGGGTGGGCGTGACGGCCTACAACGCGGTGGGGAGGGCTGTGTACGCCGGCTCCGCGTCCGTGAACGTCTACGACGGGCCGGTGTCGCCGGTGCAGATCACCCTGATGCGCATCCCGGAGAACTGCCCGGGCTCCAGCACCGGGAGCATCCACATCATCGGCGTGCTGGAGGGCAGGACCGGTTCGGACGGAGGCTCCGCCTACGACGCGGGTCCGGGCCCTTCGTACGACGCGGGTCCGGGTCCTTCGTTCGACGCGGGCTACGGCCCCCGTCCGTAGAACCACGCGGTGAGGGCCAGGCGCCGCGCGTGCGAGGGCAGCACCTCGTGCTCCAGCCTCTCGCTCAGGAACACCACCAGCCGGTCCAGCACGGGCGCCACGTCCAGCGGCGCGCCGGTGTCCTCCGGGTGGAGGCGGAGCATGCCGCCGTCCGCGGGCGTCCAGCCGGCGTTGGCGTACCAGATGGCGGTGAGGCGCCGGTTGGACTGGCCCGGGAACGCATCCCGGTGGCGGGCGTAGTGCGCGCCGCCGCCGGGGTAGCAGGCAAGCTGCACGTCGAAGCGGCCCAGGCCCAGGTACGCGCTGGAGGACACCGCTTCGCCCAGCGCGCGGAAGTGGTCCCACAGCGCTTCCAGCGCAGCGTCCGCGCCGGGCAGCACCCATTCGATGTGGTCTCCGCGCACGGAGGTGTCGAGCGCGTGGTCCCCGCCGCGCCGGATGCCCGCGGGCCGGAGCGTCCCTGCGTGCACGCGAGCCAGCGCGGCGTCCCGCACCGCGAGGGCGCGGGTCTCACCCAGGAAGGCGTCGCGCACGAAGTAGCCGTGCAAGCCCAGCGCCTCCACCTCCGCGTCCGTCAGGACCACCCGGGCCTCCCTGGCCTGCGGGCTCCAGCAACCCGCCAGGAGCCCTGACCGGCACGCTGCCCCAGGACGCCCCTCCGAAGGAAGCGGGTAGACTGGGGGCATGGCGAACCTCTCGCGAGTCCTCTCCGTCCTCGCCGCCGCCGCCCTGGGCGCGCTGGTCGCGTGGCTGCTCTTGCGTCCGGCGTCCTTCCGGCAGCCGGACACGGCCGTGGTGGTGGAGCAGATGCGGGAGGTGGCGCGGCTGGAGACGCTGGACGTGGCCCTCTACAAGAAGGTCGTCTTCACGCCGGAGCCGCAGGCCACCGACGCCCTGTGGAAGGACGTGCTGCTCTGGGCCAGCTACACGCTGAAGAACCCGCACGGCCGCGCCATCGTCTTCGCGGACGCCCACCTGGGCTTCGACTTCCAGCGCTTCGACGCCAGCCACCTGCACGCCACCGGCACGCGCGTGGACGTGCTGCTGCCCCCCATGGTGGTGACGGTGGCGCTGCGGCCGGGGGAGACGGAGATCATCGACTCCAACCTGGACAGCGCCCAGACGGCGCAGCTCCTGGAGAAGGCCCGGCTCGCCTTTGAGCGCGAGGTGCGGGAGGACAAACGATTGAAGGACAAGGCCCGGCAGTCCGCGGAGCGTTCCCTCCGGGGCCTGCTGCTCACGCTGGGCTTCCGCGAGGTGCGCTTCGTGGAGACCCTGCCCCTGGGGACGGCGGGCTGACTCGGGACGGGACGCGTGCGCGCCCGATGCCGTCTCACGCCGACCGCAGTGAATCGCCTTCCAGCAGGAACAGCCCCGGCACGCCGTCCGGTGCATGTCCCAGCGAAGTGAGCACCTGCACGGACTCCGCGTCGGAATCCCGGCACAGCAGCGCCACCTCGCGCAGGCCCAGGCTCACGCGCAGGCGACCTCCGCCCGTGGCGGCTTCAATCCAGCGCCGCTGGGACTTCGTGAGCAGCCGCGCTCCGTCATGTCCGTCGCCGCCCGTCACGGCCCACACGCCGGAGAACGCCTCCGCCAGCCGCACCTCGCCCTGGTCGATGACGACGGGCCGCACGTCCGCGGGATGCGCCTCCAGGTTGCGCCACGCCGCCGCGTCCACCGCTTCGAGCGTGAGCCCCGGGTCCGCCAGCGCGCTGGCGGGCAGGTAGCGCACGAACTCCGCGTCCTCCAGCACGTAGTAGACCTCCAGCCCCGCCGGGCCCATCCGGAACAGCGCGCCCTGGGTCCCCGCCACGAAGCCCACCGGCCGCAGCACCGGCCGCACCGTGTCCAGCGCCACGCCCGCCGGCCCCACGCCGGAGGACAGGCCGCCCAGCCGCGCCGCCAGCGCCTCCGCGTGCGCGGTGAGCCCCTGGGCTCCCGGTGCCTTGCGGTACGCCGCATACAGTGAGCCCACGTCCACGCGGCCCACGCCGCCCGACGCCAGCTTCACCAGCAGGTCCCTGCCCTGACGCCGGAAGCCCACGCCCGCGCGGCCCAGCGCGGCGGTGAGCGCGGCGGTGAACTCCGGCCGCAGCACCTGCTCCTCGGGCTTCGGAGCGGGCGGCAGGTCCGCGGCCTCCAGCTCCGCGCGCAGCAGCTTCGCCTCCGCGTCGAAGGGGTCCCGCGCCACCGCCTCCGCCACGTAGGTGCGGGCGCGCTCGGCCTCGCCCTGGCGCAGCGCGAGCACGGCGAGCACCTTCAATGCCTCCGGATCGCCGGGACTCAAGACCAGGGCCTCCCGCAGCTCGGCCTCCGCGTCGCGGTGCCGCTCCAGGCCCAGCAGCGTGCGCGCGAGCCCCAGCCGCACCTGGAGGTCCCGGGGAAAGTCGCGCCGCAGGGCCTGCATCAGCGGCAGGGCTTCACGCTCCGCGTCCGCGTTGACCAGCGCATGCGCCACGGTGAGGCGCAGCGTGGCGCCGGGACGTTGCGCGGCCTCGGCGCGCAGCGCGCCCAGCTCCGCGTCGCTGAGCACGTCTCCCGCCTCCACCTTGCGGCGCAGGCGCTCCAGTTCCGCCAGGGGCATCACGCGCGGGGATTCTAGTGGCCCGCGTCCGGGGCGCCCAGCCCTTCGGCGGGCTCCTCCTCGCTCCGGGTTTGCGTGAGGAACTCGTCCAGGGCCCCCACGTCGATGGGCTTGCGGAACACCGCGTCCACCAACGCCAGGCTTGCGCGGTTCTGCCCGCGCACGTCGGCGCCGGTGACGATGGCCAGCAGCGTCTGGGGCGAGCGCTGCCGCAGCTCCCGCGCCAGCTCCCAGCCGGTCATCTCCGGCATCACCGCGTCCAGCAGCGCCGCGTCGAAGGGCTGCTTCTCCCAGATGCGCAGCGCCACGTCCGGGCTGTGCGCCACCTGCACGTCGTAGCCCTCCTCGCCCAGCACCTCGGCCATCATCCGCGCGTTGTCCAGGTCGTCATCCACCACCAGCACGCGGCGCGCGGGCCGGGTCAGGCGCGGCACGCCTCCCGGGGCCAGGGACGGGGGCAGCGGGGGCGGCACCGCCGCGCCCTGCGAGGTGTCACTGAAGCGCGGCAGCCGCACGACGAAGCTCGCGCCCGGGCCATCCCGCCGGTTCTCCACCGTCAGCTCGCCCCCCCAGCGCTGCACCTGCGTGCGCGCCACCGCCAGGAACAACGAGAACTGCGGCGCGCCTGGATCCCTGCGCAGCGGGTCGAACAGCCGCGCCAGCTCCTCCACCGCGTAGGGCGGCCCGCCGTCCTCCAGGTGCAGCGCCAGCCACCCCTCCCCCTCCGGCCGGGTGCGGACCTGGAGCGTGCCGCCGCCGTCCATGCGGTCCCTCGCCGACAGCAGCAGGTTGACGATGAGCTCGCGGAAGAAGCCCGCGTCCGCCTTCACGCCCCACGGGAAGCCCAGGTCCAGCTCCGTGTGCACGGGGTGCTCGCGCTGCTCCAGCTCGCCCCGCGCCAGCTCCAGCGCCTCGCGCACCGTCTGGTCCACCGGCACGTCGGCCAGGCGCTCCTCGGTGCGCTGCACGCTGAACTCCTGCAGCCGCGACACCAGCTCGCCAATCTGGCCCACCGTCTTGTCCAGCGCCTCCACGTGCTCCGGCTTGTACTCGCGCTGCAGCAGCGTGATGCGCAGCCGCAGCACGTTGAGGAAGTTGTTGAGCGCGTGCGCGGCGCCACTCGCCAGCTGCCCCAGCGCCTGCTGCCGCGTGCGGCGCAGCAGCTGCCCCTGGAGCCTGCGCACCTCGCCGTGGGCGCTCTCCAGCGCCTTGGTCTTCACCGCCGCTTCGGTCCGGTCACTGAAGGTCTGGATGACGCCGGCCAGGACCTGGTCCTCCTCCCACACCGGCGTGGCGCTCATCTCCAGCGTGGCGTCGCTGCCGCCGGGGCGCTCCACCACCATCATCACGCCGCGCACCGGCCCCTTCTCGCGCAGC
Protein-coding regions in this window:
- a CDS encoding DUF4230 domain-containing protein; this encodes MANLSRVLSVLAAAALGALVAWLLLRPASFRQPDTAVVVEQMREVARLETLDVALYKKVVFTPEPQATDALWKDVLLWASYTLKNPHGRAIVFADAHLGFDFQRFDASHLHATGTRVDVLLPPMVVTVALRPGETEIIDSNLDSAQTAQLLEKARLAFEREVREDKRLKDKARQSAERSLRGLLLTLGFREVRFVETLPLGTAG
- a CDS encoding tetratricopeptide repeat protein, producing the protein MPLAELERLRRKVEAGDVLSDAELGALRAEAAQRPGATLRLTVAHALVNADAEREALPLMQALRRDFPRDLQVRLGLARTLLGLERHRDAEAELREALVLSPGDPEALKVLAVLALRQGEAERARTYVAEAVARDPFDAEAKLLRAELEAADLPPAPKPEEQVLRPEFTAALTAALGRAGVGFRRQGRDLLVKLASGGVGRVDVGSLYAAYRKAPGAQGLTAHAEALAARLGGLSSGVGPAGVALDTVRPVLRPVGFVAGTQGALFRMGPAGLEVYYVLEDAEFVRYLPASALADPGLTLEAVDAAAWRNLEAHPADVRPVVIDQGEVRLAEAFSGVWAVTGGDGHDGARLLTKSQRRWIEAATGGGRLRVSLGLREVALLCRDSDAESVQVLTSLGHAPDGVPGLFLLEGDSLRSA
- a CDS encoding 2OG-Fe(II) oxygenase, with product MVLTDAEVEALGLHGYFVRDAFLGETRALAVRDAALARVHAGTLRPAGIRRGGDHALDTSVRGDHIEWVLPGADAALEALWDHFRALGEAVSSSAYLGLGRFDVQLACYPGGGAHYARHRDAFPGQSNRRLTAIWYANAGWTPADGGMLRLHPEDTGAPLDVAPVLDRLVVFLSERLEHEVLPSHARRLALTAWFYGRGP
- a CDS encoding hybrid sensor histidine kinase/response regulator, with amino-acid sequence MSVPSDTAISALSGLLSDEGERITRLWAKRVRAETYEVEVPGRDLRAPLHHLLDELARLLRDRGEDAIRLWPEVVRSHGAFRYDQNFEPEDLTREFKSLQEVLLYVYARRNGGVIDADVAELVSELVWEADASAQASYARVLKTEEVRFREAAVMESVLNHVEVGILLAETDGMVSFASPPVSRLMGVPMRAVVGARAATSLAPVLTQVNARHPTGEPFRVQDMPFLRALREKGPVRGVMMVVERPGGSDATLEMSATPVWEEDQVLAGVIQTFSDRTEAAVKTKALESAHGEVRRLQGQLLRRTRQQALGQLASGAAHALNNFLNVLRLRITLLQREYKPEHVEALDKTVGQIGELVSRLQEFSVQRTEERLADVPVDQTVREALELARGELEQREHPVHTELDLGFPWGVKADAGFFRELIVNLLLSARDRMDGGGTLQVRTRPEGEGWLALHLEDGGPPYAVEELARLFDPLRRDPGAPQFSLFLAVARTQVQRWGGELTVENRRDGPGASFVVRLPRFSDTSQGAAVPPPLPPSLAPGGVPRLTRPARRVLVVDDDLDNARMMAEVLGEEGYDVQVAHSPDVALRIWEKQPFDAALLDAVMPEMTGWELARELRQRSPQTLLAIVTGADVRGQNRASLALVDAVFRKPIDVGALDEFLTQTRSEEEPAEGLGAPDAGH